A stretch of Desulfurivibrio alkaliphilus AHT 2 DNA encodes these proteins:
- the aroA gene encoding 3-phosphoshikimate 1-carboxyvinyltransferase, with protein sequence MKEQNEWQEITPCGPITAAVEVPGSKSITQRALIAAALAKGESILRGPLASEDTDYTTKALLAMGMVIDTGRDKWRIFGQGGRVAPPATEIYLGNNGTATRFLTSVAALGRGIFLINGDERMQQRPIEPLLQALRGWGVQIRSIQGTGCPPLEIQADGLAGGATVLPEGKSSQYLSSLLLVSPYARQPAELKVEGEVLSKPYVAMTLAVMRDFGIEAEAAPELNHFKIPQGIYQGREYRVEGDASSASYFWAAAAVTGGKVTVTNVPSPSLQGDAVLVDILEQMGCRVERDQAGISVAAPDELRGVEVDMGDCPDVVPTLAVVAALAQGRTRINNIAHLRIKECDRLGVMAAELAKLGVKTEEGPDYLVVEGRGRQHDYQGAEIATHNDHRIAMSFAVASLAIPGIRIENPGCVKKSFPDFWQRLESILP encoded by the coding sequence ATGAAAGAACAAAACGAGTGGCAGGAAATTACCCCTTGCGGCCCCATCACCGCCGCGGTCGAGGTCCCCGGTTCCAAGAGCATCACCCAGCGGGCCTTAATTGCCGCCGCTCTGGCCAAGGGAGAAAGTATCCTGCGCGGGCCGCTGGCCAGCGAAGACACCGATTACACCACCAAGGCCCTGCTGGCCATGGGCATGGTCATCGATACCGGTCGCGATAAATGGCGGATTTTCGGCCAGGGCGGCCGGGTGGCCCCGCCGGCCACCGAGATCTACCTGGGCAACAACGGCACCGCCACCCGTTTTCTGACCTCGGTGGCGGCTTTGGGCCGGGGTATCTTTCTGATCAACGGTGATGAACGGATGCAGCAGCGCCCCATCGAGCCCCTGCTGCAGGCCCTGCGGGGCTGGGGAGTGCAGATCCGCAGCATCCAGGGCACCGGCTGCCCGCCGCTGGAGATCCAGGCCGACGGTCTGGCCGGGGGGGCCACCGTGCTGCCGGAGGGTAAGAGCAGCCAGTATCTCTCCTCCCTGCTGTTGGTCTCTCCCTACGCCCGCCAGCCCGCCGAGCTTAAGGTGGAAGGTGAGGTGCTCTCCAAGCCCTACGTGGCGATGACCCTGGCGGTAATGCGGGATTTCGGCATCGAGGCGGAAGCCGCCCCGGAACTCAACCATTTCAAAATTCCCCAGGGGATCTACCAGGGCCGGGAGTACCGGGTGGAGGGCGACGCCTCCAGCGCCTCCTACTTCTGGGCCGCCGCCGCGGTTACCGGCGGCAAGGTAACGGTAACCAACGTGCCCTCCCCCTCCCTGCAAGGGGATGCGGTGCTGGTGGATATTCTCGAGCAAATGGGCTGCCGGGTGGAACGCGACCAGGCGGGGATCAGCGTGGCGGCACCGGATGAGCTGCGGGGGGTGGAGGTGGACATGGGCGACTGCCCGGACGTGGTCCCCACCCTGGCGGTGGTGGCGGCCCTGGCCCAAGGCCGGACCCGGATCAACAACATCGCCCACCTGCGGATCAAGGAGTGCGACCGGCTGGGAGTAATGGCCGCCGAACTGGCCAAACTGGGGGTAAAGACCGAAGAGGGCCCCGATTATCTGGTTGTCGAAGGCCGGGGCCGCCAACATGACTACCAAGGAGCGGAAATCGCCACCCACAACGACCACCGCATCGCCATGAGCTTTGCCGTGGCCAGCCTGGCCATCCCCGGCATCCGCATCGAAAACCCCGGCTGCGTAAAAAAATCCTTCCCCGACTTCTGGCAGCGCCTGGAAAGCATCTTACCGTAA
- a CDS encoding type I 3-dehydroquinate dehydratase, translated as MTPATIASRICVSIARRSLGEFPPAAATAARGAELVEIRLDALSDRSTTMEAVQSLPTAVQAPLLFTNRPQWEGGEAREPEEQRLAPLLAALAADRAWVDIELRTAPDLRRQVIEAARRGSTGGRRLFWTHDPDRADGANKTGKPDKVGQPDKVDRSGNAEKAENLAAQNIFSTSRVIVSWHDFTGTPDAAALRAILREQYESGADMGKMVTMAHSPLDVLRALALLEQAAELNFPLIVFCMGDRGKISRLATCLLGGFMTYAAEDGGSATAPGQLPASKLRQLENLLQ; from the coding sequence ATGACACCAGCAACCATTGCCAGCCGAATCTGCGTCTCCATCGCCCGCCGGTCCTTGGGCGAGTTCCCGCCGGCCGCCGCCACGGCGGCCCGGGGCGCCGAGCTGGTTGAAATCCGCCTGGACGCCTTAAGCGACCGCTCCACCACCATGGAGGCGGTGCAGTCGTTGCCGACGGCGGTACAGGCACCTTTGCTGTTCACCAACCGCCCCCAATGGGAAGGCGGAGAGGCCCGGGAGCCGGAAGAGCAGCGGCTGGCCCCCTTGCTGGCGGCCCTGGCCGCCGACCGGGCCTGGGTTGACATCGAACTACGCACCGCCCCGGACCTGCGCCGGCAGGTCATCGAAGCCGCCCGGCGCGGGAGCACCGGCGGGCGGCGACTGTTCTGGACACACGACCCCGACAGGGCCGACGGGGCCAACAAGACCGGTAAGCCCGATAAGGTCGGCCAGCCCGACAAAGTAGACCGTTCCGGCAATGCTGAAAAGGCCGAAAACTTGGCCGCACAAAATATATTCAGCACCAGCCGGGTAATCGTTTCCTGGCACGATTTCACCGGCACCCCCGATGCCGCCGCCCTGCGGGCCATCCTGCGCGAGCAGTATGAAAGCGGGGCCGATATGGGCAAAATGGTCACCATGGCCCATTCCCCCCTGGATGTCCTGCGCGCACTGGCCCTGCTGGAGCAAGCCGCCGAACTGAACTTTCCCCTGATCGTCTTCTGCATGGGCGACCGGGGCAAAATCAGCCGCCTGGCCACTTGCCTGCTGGGCGGCTTCATGACCTACGCGGCCGAAGACGGCGGCAGCGCCACCGCGCCGGGCCAGCTACCGGCCTCGAAACTGCGGCAACTGGAAAACTTGCTGCAATAA
- a CDS encoding shikimate dehydrogenase — MNGTQPLLKIDGSTEVYGIIGNPVRHSRSPAMHNAAFAACGLNKVYVPLPALDGAAAVAAIRTLGIAGASVTIPHKETVIEQLDKVDPVAARIGAVNTIVRRGDELHGANTDWLGANQALGEALELAGAKVLLLGAGGSARAIGFGLREAGAKVILASRTPERGQELAQQLDCPWVPLEQAAEQAANALVNATSVGMAPLAEQSPLPAAALAAFPVVMDIVYSPLQTRLLREAEAAGCHCIDGLAMLLYQGAAQFTMWTNQEAPLAIMRQTLLENL; from the coding sequence ATGAATGGAACGCAACCTTTGTTGAAAATCGACGGCAGCACCGAAGTTTATGGTATCATCGGCAACCCCGTGCGACACAGCCGCAGCCCGGCAATGCACAATGCCGCCTTCGCCGCCTGCGGGCTCAACAAGGTCTATGTCCCCCTGCCGGCCCTGGACGGCGCGGCGGCGGTGGCCGCCATCCGCACCCTGGGAATTGCCGGCGCCAGCGTCACCATCCCCCACAAGGAGACGGTGATTGAGCAACTGGACAAGGTGGACCCGGTGGCGGCACGCATCGGCGCGGTCAACACCATCGTCCGCCGGGGCGATGAACTGCATGGCGCCAACACCGACTGGCTGGGAGCCAACCAGGCCTTGGGCGAGGCCCTGGAGCTGGCCGGGGCCAAGGTACTGCTGCTGGGCGCCGGCGGCTCGGCCCGGGCCATCGGGTTTGGTCTGCGGGAGGCGGGGGCCAAAGTGATTCTGGCCAGCCGCACCCCCGAGCGGGGACAGGAACTGGCGCAACAACTGGACTGCCCCTGGGTACCCCTGGAACAGGCCGCCGAACAAGCGGCCAATGCCCTGGTCAACGCAACCTCGGTGGGCATGGCCCCCCTGGCGGAACAAAGCCCGCTTCCGGCGGCAGCCCTGGCCGCCTTTCCGGTGGTGATGGATATCGTATACTCGCCCTTGCAGACCCGACTGCTGCGGGAGGCGGAGGCGGCAGGCTGCCACTGCATCGACGGCCTGGCCATGCTGCTGTACCAGGGAGCAGCCCAGTTCACCATGTGGACCAACCAAGAGGCCCCGCTGGCCATAATGCGCCAAACTTTACTGGAAAACCTTTAG